The nucleotide window GCCGGTAAAACTGATCGCAAGCCCAAGAACAATCCAGAAGGGTCGGTGGCGGTGATTTCCCGAAACGGAGGCGCTCAGAAGAGGGGGAAGAATCGGCAGAATGCACGGGCTCAAGACCGTCAGTCCCCCTGCGATGATGGCTAAAATTCCGAGTGTCCCGTTCATGATCGTCCTCCTGCAGCGCTATTTCATTTAAATTAGCATACTTTGTTATTTCTTTATACGCTCCGGCTCCTTCGCCCCCCCCTTTCCCCCTTGCCGGTCTTATTGTTGGGGTGGCTGAGTGATTCCTTCCATATATATAGGTCGGAGGGGGTTCCGTATTCCTTACATCCCTTTTTTGAATATCAGCGGGGTGTCCAGTGTGCGGGGCACTTATGAAGAAGGAGGGGGGGAGGGAAGCTGGGTCGGACGCTAGATCCCGGCATACCATTCGTAGCCTTGGTCTTCCCAGTAACCCCCTTTTCCGCCGGCGATAGGGTCGAGGCGATCGACCAGTTCGATCTGCATGATGTACTTCGCCATCTTGTAGCCGAGTTGCCGTTCCACCCGAAGCCGGAGCGGCGCGCCGTTCCCGATCGGGAGCGGCCGGTCGTTGAGGTCGTAAGCGAGGATCGTCTGAGGGTGATAGGCATCTTCGAAGTCGATGCTCTCGTAATAGTAATTTCCAGATTCGTCCGGATCGGCGGCGTGGAAGACGACGTAGCGGGCGTCCGCTTTGGGTCGGACCTTCTCGAGAATGAGGCTCAGCGGGACCCCTTTCCACTTTCCGATCGCGCTCCATCCCTCGACGCAATCGTGTCGTG belongs to Candidatus Manganitrophaceae bacterium and includes:
- a CDS encoding molybdopterin-dependent oxidoreductase, with the translated sequence MKKRISLGRRNFLVRAAQLSGLLFLAGCENLSRKPWFEGFLSSAEGVTRRVQRAITPRRAMAREYTEADLSADFPVNGSTNPDTEEYVALAANQFADWQLEVSGLVEQPTDFSLAELRQFPSRTQITRHDCVEGWSAIGKWKGVPLSLILEKVRPKADARYVVFHAADPDESGNYYYESIDFEDAYHPQTILAYDLNDRPLPIGNGAPLRLRVERQLGYKMAKYIMQIELVDRLDPIAGGKGGYWEDQGYEWYAGI